One region of Zingiber officinale cultivar Zhangliang chromosome 7B, Zo_v1.1, whole genome shotgun sequence genomic DNA includes:
- the LOC122004705 gene encoding beta-glucosidase 11-like translates to MHDMGLDAYRFSISWSRVIPNGRGPVNPEGVQYYNNLINELKKYGIEPHVTLLHFDLPQSLEDEYSGLLSPKIVYISTTALSFASPRIMSKIVSIVMQRGLHCLC, encoded by the exons ATGCATGACATGGGCCTAGATGCCTACAGATTCTCTATCTCCTGGAGCAGAGTCATTCCTA ATGGTAGAGGGCCAGTTAATCCAGAAGGGGTGCAGTATTATAATAACTTGATCAATGAACTCAAGAAATATG GAATTGAACCTCATGTCACTCTTCTTCACTTTGACCTCCCCCAATCTTTGGAAGATGAATATTCTGGACTCTTGAGCCCAAAGATTGTGTACATTTCTACTACAGCCCTTTCATTTGCATCTCCTCGAATAATGTCTAAGATAGTGTCCATTGTGATGCAGAGAGGACTTCACTGCTTATGCTGA